Sequence from the bacterium genome:
GGCGGCGGCCGGCCTCCTGCAGGGCGAGCTTCATCTCCTTGATGATCTCGGGGTAGTGGGCCACGGCCTCCTTCGACTCGGAGGTGAACGGCACCCACACCGAGGCCATGTGCACCAGCACCACCAGCGGCGCCGTGGGCAGGGCGCCCTTGCTCTGCTGCAGGCCGTAGCTGCGCCAGTTGCTGGTCAATACGGCCTTGTGGATGGCGCAGGCGGAGTTCTGGTACAGCAGGGGCACGCGGTTGGCGAAGCGCATCAGCTTGGCCAGCTCGTCGCCGGGCAGCTGGCCGCCATAGGCCAGACCGACCTCGATCTGGAAGGGGTTGCCGCGGTAGACGGCCGCCGGCCGCGTGACCGAAGTGTAGAACTCGGCCTCGACGCCCGACTTGAGGCCGGCCATGACCAGGTCCTCGCCGATGGGCGAGAGGCAGTCGGTGGGCGGGCTGGCGATGCGCGTCTCGGCGATGGCGTCGAGCAGGTTCTGGATGTCTTCCTGCACCAGGCGCTTGGGGTTCTTGCGGGCCGGGATGTTCGCCGTCTCGAGGATCTGCTCGGCGGTCTTGGCGCCGACGCGGCAGAACTCGTCCTTCAGGAAGGCGTTCACGTTGCGCGACTCGGTGTCCTGCAGCATGCGCGTCAGGATGCCCAGCTCGACGCCGTACGGGTGCGGCTTGATCTCCTGCGCCTCGGGCGGCAGTTCGGTGGTCGCGTTGGCGTACACCAGCGTTTCGCCCTTGGGGTTCCTGTAGGTCAGGTGCAGGTGCGGGTTCGCGATGGCCGTCTGCTCGAGGTAGTTGTCGACCGAGTGCTGGCCGCGCTTGTAGCTGCCGGTGAGCGTGATCTCGATGCGCGTGCCGCGGTCCTTCTCCCAGATGGTCTCGTCGCCGGCCAGGATCGTGGGCTCGTTCTTCTTCAGGTCGAGCTTGATCTGGAAGCGGTGGGCGGGGGCCTTGGGGCCGGTGCGGCTGTAGATGGTGACCGGCTCGCCGGTGGTCAGCTGGCCGTACATGCCGGCGGCCGAGATGCCGATGCCCTGCTGGCCGCGGGTCTGCTTGAGCGAGTGGAACTTGCTGCCGTACAGCAGCTTGCCGAAGATCCGCGGGATCTGGGCCTTGACGATGCCCGGCCCGTTGTCCTCGATGATGAGCTTGAAGCGGTCTTCCTTGGTGGCGGCGGCGGTCTTGCCGTTGCCGTTCTTCTTCTCGGCGGCGGCGCCGTCGTCGAGACTCGAAAGCTCGAGACCGAGCTTCTGCGGGTAGTCGGGCCGGATCTCGACGAACAGGCGCGGCGGGATGCCCGCCTCCTCGCACGCGTCGAGGCTGTTGTCGACGGCTTCCTTGATGGTGGTCAGGAGCGCCTTGGCCGGCGAGTCGAAGCCGAGCAGGTGCCGGTTCTTGGTGAAGAACTCGCTGATGGAGATGGCGCGCTGGTTGGCGGCCATGGCGTTGGCGTCCTTGGGGGAGCGCTTCTTCGCCGAGGAACTGCGGGGTGCGGCCATGCCGGTAACCTTCCGTGGTCGAGCCGGAGCCTGTCGGGATGTCCGAAAGCGGGCAGGGCTGGGTTGTCCGGAAACTCGGTTGCGTCGCGTCGAGCCTGCTCGAGAACCTGTGCGGGATCCGCGGTGGCCGAAAAATAGGGCAACGCCGGGCCCGGGGTCAACGGTAAAGGGACTTGAGGCCCCCGAACGACGTCCTGACCGTCGGCACGTTGTCGTCGCAGAGGAACTCGATGTCGAACCCGCCCATCTGCTCGGTATCCGGGGGGCGCACGGCGTCGACGCCGACGTACCAGGTGCCCGCCGCGGCGCCCTCGTTGACCAGGGCGTAGGTCTCGCTCCCCCCGGCGAGCCGCTCGTCCACGAAGGCGACGCACTCGGCGTCGGGGCCGCAGCTGCGGAAGATCCACAGGCACACGTCGAAGACCGGCTGGATGTCCAGGGCGGTGATCACCACGTCGTGGCCCGCCGGCAGCGTCAGGGCGTACCACTGTTCGCCGGCGGTGCGGGGGAAGGTGCCGCAGGCGAAGCTGCGCAGCAGGTCGGGCTGTCCGAAGAGGGTCTCGTCCGCGATGGTGACGGTCGTGCCCGCGCAGGCGACCGGCGTGGCGTCGCCGGTGCAGATCCCGTCGGGCAGGCCCACCGGCCGGGTCGTCAGTGCGAGCTCGAAGGCGCCGGCGTCGCCGTTGGCGCCGTCGACGACGAGGTAGTAGGTCTGGACGTCGAGCACGGCCGTGAACTCGGTGTTGGCGCCCACCAGGCAGTCGTCGCTGTCGCAGCCGGACAGGAGGAAGAGATCGAGGTCCCGGGTCGGATCGAGTGCCCGCAGGAAGGCATGCAATTCGAGCCCGGCGGCCACCTCGAGGCGATAGACGGGCTCCGGGCCCGACTCGGACCAGGGGGCGCAGGGGTAGCCCGACAGGACGTTGCTCCGGCCGGTGGTGCTGTCGGCGAGGGTGGAGTCCATGCCGACGGTGAGGG
This genomic interval carries:
- a CDS encoding DNA topoisomerase VI subunit B, which produces MAAPRSSSAKKRSPKDANAMAANQRAISISEFFTKNRHLLGFDSPAKALLTTIKEAVDNSLDACEEAGIPPRLFVEIRPDYPQKLGLELSSLDDGAAAEKKNGNGKTAAATKEDRFKLIIEDNGPGIVKAQIPRIFGKLLYGSKFHSLKQTRGQQGIGISAAGMYGQLTTGEPVTIYSRTGPKAPAHRFQIKLDLKKNEPTILAGDETIWEKDRGTRIEITLTGSYKRGQHSVDNYLEQTAIANPHLHLTYRNPKGETLVYANATTELPPEAQEIKPHPYGVELGILTRMLQDTESRNVNAFLKDEFCRVGAKTAEQILETANIPARKNPKRLVQEDIQNLLDAIAETRIASPPTDCLSPIGEDLVMAGLKSGVEAEFYTSVTRPAAVYRGNPFQIEVGLAYGGQLPGDELAKLMRFANRVPLLYQNSACAIHKAVLTSNWRSYGLQQSKGALPTAPLVVLVHMASVWVPFTSESKEAVAHYPEIIKEMKLALQEAGRRLGKHIRRRAREKDALKKQSYIQKYIPHIGDALQEILLISDQEKDEVIATLTDTLERSRKL